The archaeon genome includes the window GCTCTCATCGCCGGCCAGATCGACCTCCTGAAGAAGGTCGACGAAAAGGGCTCTGTGACAGAGGTGGAGATAATCGATTTCAAGACCGAGCAGAACGACAGCATCTACACGGCTGATTATGAAAGGCAGCTCAGATTCTATGCAATCGCATGTCTCGAATCCCTAGGACTGGACCCGCAGAAGGCGTACGTCCACCACCTCGACGAGAACAGGAAGAGCGAGGTGGACATATCCGCTTCAGTTCTGGGTGCAACCAGAAACGAGGTGGCTGAAGAGGTCTCCAAGATACTGCGCAAACAGTTCCCACCCAGACCCTCTGCTAGGACATGCTCGGAGTGCGACTATGCCATGATCTGTCGCTTCAGACACCCAAGTGCTGGTTGATGAATGCCCGGGCTTAGAAGGTTTTGAAATGAATCGATCACCTCCCAAGGATTCCGGAAGCAGGTACCACCATCTGCCAACCAACCAAAAATCGACTGTTATGTGGTCGAAGGCTTGGGATGCGATGGAAGTCGTAAAACAGCATCTGGGCGGTCGGCGCGAGTATTACGCTGTTCTGGGGGAGCTATACCGAGCTGTTCTCGAGTCTCCGGATTTCAAAGGGAAGATCTCCATGCTCGACTTGGACGATTTCTTCCTCGACGTGCGCCTGCACACACGGAGGAGATTGATCGAGAATGTGACCAAGGGAGACCTTGAGAGAGCACTTCGGAAGCATCTCTTTCACAAGGAGCGCTGGTACGATTTCTACTTCGGCCCGCTTATGACCGCAGGATTCCCAGCCGGGGTGGAATTCGGCCTTGGCCAGCTGAGACCGTTTGCGGAATTGCCTCCCGACGTGCGGAGATTCGTCAGTGCTCACCACTATAAAGCCCAGAATCGCCCTAGGAAAAGGAGTGCCTCGGCCATGGAGACCCCTAGATCCGAGGATTGGTTCCTGCACCTTCGTGTCAGTACTGTGGGACGGATGGATGCAGTCGAAAAGGCCCAGCTAGGGAAGAGGCGGACTCTCGCCGCGTATGAGCTGATCACGGGAGCCGGGGAGTTCACCAGAGGTTTGGTTTACTGGGCGTTCCCTGCCATGGACGATGACCAATGTTACATGATGTGCGACGAGACCGGGGAATCAAAGCACTTCGAAGTCACCGATCTCCCAACTTTCATTGCAAGGGTCCCTGGTGTTGAGGAAATAGCAGATGACATGACCCGGATTGTCCGAAAGAACAACGCCTCGGAGCTCGAGACTAGGATAGTGGCATGTGCCGATATCTTCGGAATGATTGAAGGAAGTGCGCCCCTTAACGTGAGGTTCCTCCTCAAGATGATAGCATTGGAGTCGCTCTTCTTGTCCGAAGACGACCGTGACAACTTGGGTTGGAAGCTCGCAGAGAAGGTTACGTACCTACTGGGTGATAGCAAATACTGGATGGCTTTCGCGTTCGGACTCTTGCCTCATATGGGGTTTCTAGGAAATGTCCCAGAAGGCATGGTCACGGACGATTTTGTAAAGGAAAACCGTTCCGAGTCCCGAGTCCGCCTGAACAGGGAAGTCGTCCGTCTCTATAGAAAGAGATCTTCGTTCGCTCACCAACAGGTGAGACGCCGGGCCGAACCAATAAACGATTACGACTACGAGATGGTTTCATGGCTGCTGAGACTCTCCGCAATTGCCATGCTCGCCTTGACAAAGAAAGGCATAACTCATCTCAGAAGGACAGAGCCCTCAGATCCATCCAGTTTCGACGGCTTGATTGAGAAGCTCAAGTACTAATGACAGTTCTTGGGTTAGGGGATAGCATCGAGATTCCTTCTTGGTCCTGCGTAGAGTCTTGACCCTCAAGTTGGCATCTTTGCCTGCTCCATGGCGGCGGTCTCGCCTTGGTAAGCCTGCTGAACTCCTTCAATATCCGATTATCATGATGCCGCGCAGGGGGATTCCAAGCTTCCCGCTTGCAAAGAGGGTGTCCATGAATTCGAGAATCTTCCCGTAGTCCTTGGTTCCCAAGTAGGTCTTTCGCACCGCGATCGCGAGGTATTCGACGTTGTGCATGACGCACGCTTCGAAAACGTCCTTCAGGAACTGGAAATTGGTGAAAGCCCTTCCCGCCTCGATTTCTATCACCGTTTTCCCAGCCTCATGATACGCGTCAACCTGAAAAGACTTTTGCCATTTGCCCCTTTCCCCGAATAGGACCGGGACGCTGATGCGGCTTCCCTTCTCTTTGTCCTCTACTTGGAATCCAAGCTTCTTCAGCTTCGGCCTAAGGATGTCAAGTACTTTGTTGCTCTTGAACTTGTGGACGTCCGAAGTGACCTGCTTCTCTACCTGCTCGAAGCAGGCTACTACGCCTTTCAGCAGGGCCGGGGCCTCGGCGTTCTGTGGGTAGCACTTCCAATCTATCATCGAGGCGGACACGGGCCTCGCGCACCGTATAACCCTATTTTCCCGAATGGCCAAGCGAAGCGCATCAGGGCCTCGGTATCGATTACGACGGCGAAAACCCGTTCCTTTTGAGGTATCCATCGACGTCTTTGCGGGGGCAAAGGTCGCTGTCGAAATAGACGAGTTTCATTCTTCGTAACGCATCGGCGGAGAAGTTAGCAGTCTTCCCAGAGTCCCCCGGCGTATTGCTGAGTCTGAAATCGCCCGCCCCTAGCCGTCCGCACTTCACCTCCCAAATTGCCACGGCGTCTCCTCGGGTTCCTTTGACGTACCGGTAGCCGTTCTCCGAGTCCACCAGCACGTATCTGACTGAAATGTGCGGCCCTGGTTTTGGCAGGTGTCCCTTGGGCAGGTTAGTCTCCAATGCGACCTTGATTTCCACCCCGCCAGTTGCGGTGCGGGACACGGGGATGAGGTCGGGGTACTTGTGAGGGCTATTCCTCTTCCAAACCCCGTTCGACGACTTTGCCAGGATGCCGCCGAAGACGTTGCCCAAGACAGCGGAAAGGTTCGCCAGTTCGATGAGTTGGGAAAGGCGAGTTTCGGAACGCTGCTGCAATTCGTCGTCGATGAAGTCGAGGACCGAGTAGGTCGCTTCGATTGCCGTCCTAATCATCCCCTGGTTCATGCGGAAAGCAGGGGGTGGGTCTTCGAACGTCCCCCGCGCGAGCCTGGCCGGGCGAGGGCGCACCAAATCTTGGACTTGGGCGTAGAGGTTGCTTGCGATCGAAATCGCGTCAGAGAGGGTGGGCTCCAGCGTCCCGCCATCTACCTGCCCGATAGTCCTTTCGCTTATTCCCGTTTCTTTCGAGAGTTGCTCGAGCGGCTTCCCGACTTTCTCTCTCAACTGCCTCATCGTCCTGCCAAAGCCCGGCTGGACAGGCGACATGGGCTAGGGAGAAATGTGGGTTGTTTTATATCATCGCCACATTGTATGGTCGACCAAATCGGCCATGGCTTGGAAAGTGATGGACCTGTTCTGCGGAACAGGCGGGTTTTCACACGGCCTGTGCGAGGGCCTCGGGGATGAGAGCAAGGTGGTTTTTGGGATCGACATCCTCAAGCATGCGGTGGCCACATTCAGGGCCAACAACGCGCAGGCTATAGCGGTCTGCGCCGACATCACCAAGTTCCCCCCCCGGCGGGTGCAGGCCGATTTTGGAATCTCGAGAGGAGACATCGATGTCATAGCGGGAGGGCCACCGTGCCAAGGGTTCACTTCGATCAGGCCGCACCGTTCGAGGAACAACGACGACCTGAGGAACTCCCTGTACGTCGACTTTTTGGACTACGTCGACTACTTCAGGCCCAAGGCGTTCATCATGGAGAACGTGATTGGGCTGGCTACGTACAACCATGGCAGGACCATCCGGGCCGTGATGGATCGAGCCAAAGGCACGGGGTACAGCGTCGATTGGAGGATATTCAACGCCGCAAACTTCGGGGTTCCCCAGAGAAGGGAGCGCTTACTAATGGTGGGGTTCCGCGACGTCCCCCGATTTAGTTTCCCGAGACCCACTCACAAGAGCAACGGCTCGACGATAGGTTACTACGACAAGTCGAAGGTGATTTCCGTGACTCCCGAAATCGACAACGCAAGGGAATTGGCAGAAGCGCTGACGGCTTGGGACGCGATAAGCGACCTGCCCGAAGTCGAACCCGGCCGCGAGGTGAGGGCGTACTCTAAAGCGCCCCTGAACGAGTACCAGAAGAGGTTGCGGGGGGGTTGCAACGAACTCGCGTTGCACTATGCAACTTCCCATGGCCGCAGAATGCTAGACATCGTGAAAAGAAGCGGCCCCAACGTCAACTCGCTGCCCAAGGGGATCGTCAAAAGCGGCTTCTCGACTTCGTATTCGCGGATCGAGCCAGACAAGCCTTCAGTGACTCTTACAGGCAACTTCCCTTATCCAGGATCAAACAAGTGTATCCACCCGTTCCAAGACAGGGCCATCACGCCAAGGGAGGCGGCGAGGATACAGTCGTTTCCGGACAACTTCGTGTTCATAGGCAACAAGTCGCAGATTGCCAAACTCATAGGGAACGCCGTTCCTCCTCTCTTGGGCAACGTGATGGGAAAGTGGTGCAGACGGTACCTAGACGGAACCGCCGTCGACTTGGGCCCTATCTACCAGACCGCCGGATGAATCCTCGAAGGCCACGTCGGTCGAAGGACCCGTTCTCCAAGGCGAAGCGTAGCGAAGTAATGTCGCGCATCAGAAGCAAAGGAACAAAGCTGGAAAAAGCGATGAGACAAATCCTCGAAGAGATGAACATCCGCTACCTTTCCCATCCAAGGCTCGAAGGGAACCCCGACTTCCTCCTTCAAGGGAGGATTGCCCTGTTCTGCGACAGCAGCTTCTGGCACGGCCGCCGCTGGAAGGCGCTGAAGAAACGCTTGGAAAGAGGTTCGCGGCCCGAATATTGGGTCGCCCACATCGCAAGGAACCGAGCAAGAGACAGGCAGGTGACCCGTCAACTCTCCGGCGAGGGGTACTTGGTCCTGCGTTTCTGGGACGACGAAGTTTTCGGGGACCCGCGGCGTTGCCGACGCGAACTGGTCGAAGCCCTAGGTCGCACCGAGTAACAGGCTCCTGCCTAGGGTGAACGGGGCCGGGTTCAGGCCCGAAGCGAGAACATGGTCTCCAACTCGGACCGAATCGGGCTGAGGACTTCGTGCACCGGGCACCTCGTGCCGTAGTACCTGATGGGGGGCTTGTACTTGTTGTACTTGGGCCGATAGACGTGGACCGCTAGGCATTCGAGTTTGCCCAGATCGCGCTTGCTGTCGGTCGAGAGTATCTGGACATGGGTGCACTCACGCCAAAGGTCCGTTCGCCACTTGCCTCCGCCGCCCCACACGTCGTTCTTGGTCTGCCCCACGTAAAGGCAATCGTTGCCCCGCCAGAACAGGTAAATCTGCCTAGACGTCTCAAGCGAATCGTAGAACCCGTCGAGGAACACTCCTATCCTATCCCACGAGTCAGATGAAAGCGGACCGTTCCTGTTCAACCGCGGTCGCTTGCGCGCGTACGTGCGGCCTGAAGTAAGGCTCTTGAATTCCGACTTCGCCATGGGGTACAAGGCGTCTTCAGCCCGGCCGAGTGCGTCCTCAATCAGCGCATCGCGCGTTTCTCTGTCGAGATCGTTTGGGGGACGTCCGGGGGGTGTCTCAAGAAATCTCGTCAGTTCCGTCTTCTTGAACTCGAACAGTTCATCGAGCGAGCGCCTGAAACTGCTGACATCCCATCGCAACGGTGTAGCCCGCAGCGTTTGTAGATAAAAGCAGTAGTCGGAGTCCTAATCCCTACGCCACGCCAGCGACTGGACGCTTTTTGGCGGCGAGTTGCGCCTCCAAGTTTTCGAGGTAGTCCTCGATTTCAATTTCCTCAATCTGCTTCTTCTTCCTTTCAAGATTCTCCTGCCTGAACTTGTCCAAGAACTCCTCCTGGACGATGTATCTTCCCTCTCTTTCTTGCAGCACACGCAGGTCCATCAGCTTTCGGAGCTTCGCCTGGTTGAACCCCTCCAACTTGCTGACTTGCTCCAAACTCTTCCCTGCGGGGACCGTGCGCAGCCAAGCGATTAACTTCAAAGCGAACGTTTCGAAATCCCCGGTAGTTCCCCGAGCCCTCCTCGTGTCCCAAGCTTTGCGCGCTTTCGCCGATAGAATCCCCTTCCGCTTCATCGTAGCCACAGCCTTCCGCGCGCCTTCCTTCGTCAATTCCCTTGGCTTGGGGGAGGCGTGCCTTATGAGTATTGGCGGTAGAATGGCCCGCTCTGCTAAGCTCTCCCTCCGGGAGGACATGAGCATAGCTTGGGTGCGAACGAGGGAACCAAAATTGAGGTTCGAATCGCCCAGTGAAAACATAGTCGACTAACCCAAATAAGCCCGCGTTGACCAGTTCCAAATGCCCTGTCCAACTTGCGCTTCATTGCGGGTGTTCATTTCCTCCTTGGCCATCGTCACAGAGGGTCTCCTTGATGGCTAAGAGAAAGGAGTTGTGATCCGAGTAACGAAGAACGACCGATCTAACAGGTCGGAGACATGAGGCATGCTACGTTCCGTCGCGACCCCTTCCGGCCCATTAATCACCTGGCGAGGAGAACACGCATTATGCTTTCGTTTGGGGGAATGGAGGCATGTCTCCGAGAACGAAGTCAAAGCCTGTCGGCAATGAGGGCGCAATGGCGGCTCTGGACGACTACTTCTACAA containing:
- a CDS encoding helix-turn-helix transcriptional regulator, translating into MSPVQPGFGRTMRQLREKVGKPLEQLSKETGISERTIGQVDGGTLEPTLSDAISIASNLYAQVQDLVRPRPARLARGTFEDPPPAFRMNQGMIRTAIEATYSVLDFIDDELQQRSETRLSQLIELANLSAVLGNVFGGILAKSSNGVWKRNSPHKYPDLIPVSRTATGGVEIKVALETNLPKGHLPKPGPHISVRYVLVDSENGYRYVKGTRGDAVAIWEVKCGRLGAGDFRLSNTPGDSGKTANFSADALRRMKLVYFDSDLCPRKDVDGYLKRNGFSPS
- a CDS encoding DNA cytosine methyltransferase, giving the protein MAWKVMDLFCGTGGFSHGLCEGLGDESKVVFGIDILKHAVATFRANNAQAIAVCADITKFPPRRVQADFGISRGDIDVIAGGPPCQGFTSIRPHRSRNNDDLRNSLYVDFLDYVDYFRPKAFIMENVIGLATYNHGRTIRAVMDRAKGTGYSVDWRIFNAANFGVPQRRERLLMVGFRDVPRFSFPRPTHKSNGSTIGYYDKSKVISVTPEIDNARELAEALTAWDAISDLPEVEPGREVRAYSKAPLNEYQKRLRGGCNELALHYATSHGRRMLDIVKRSGPNVNSLPKGIVKSGFSTSYSRIEPDKPSVTLTGNFPYPGSNKCIHPFQDRAITPREAARIQSFPDNFVFIGNKSQIAKLIGNAVPPLLGNVMGKWCRRYLDGTAVDLGPIYQTAG
- a CDS encoding DUF559 domain-containing protein; translation: MSRIRSKGTKLEKAMRQILEEMNIRYLSHPRLEGNPDFLLQGRIALFCDSSFWHGRRWKALKKRLERGSRPEYWVAHIARNRARDRQVTRQLSGEGYLVLRFWDDEVFGDPRRCRRELVEALGRTE